The region ACCCGTCCTAGCGACCTGCGCCGACCGGGGCATCTTTTCCCCCTGGTGGCGCGCGAGGGTGGGGTGTTGCGGAGGGCTGGCCACACCGAGGCTGCGGTCGATTTGGCGCGGCTGGCCGGGCTCGAGCCCGCGGGCGTCATCTGTGAGGTAGTCGCCGAGGACGGGCGGATGGCCCGGCTGCCCCAACTCCTCGAGCTTGCCCGTCGGCTAGGCCTTAAGTTGGGTACCGTGCGCGACCTCATCGCTTACCGCCAGCGAAGGGAGCCCCTTGTCCGAAGGGAGGCCGAGGCGTTTCTGCCTACCGCGCATGGGGAGTTTCGGCTTTTTGGCTACGTAGACCCGCTGAATGGGGGAGAGCACCTGGCGCTGGTGATGGGTGAGGTAGCCGATGGACGCCCAGTCCTGGTGCGCGTGCACAGCGAGTGCCTCACCGGCGACGCCTTGCACTCGCTGCGCTGTGACTGTGGGGCCCAGCGCGACGCGGCCTTGGCGGCCATTGCCGCAGAGGGGCGGGGTGCGCTGCTATACCTGCGCCAAGAGGGGCGGGGAATCGGTCTGATCAACAAGATCCGGGCCTACGCCCTCCAGGATCAAGGGGCTGACACGGTCGAGGCCAACGAGCGCCTGGGTTTTGCCGCCGACCTGCGCGATTACGGGGTGGGCGCGCAAATCCTGCTCGACCTGGGGGTGCGCCGCCTGCGCCTGCTGACCAATAACCCGCGTAAGGGGGCGGCTCTGGCCAGGTTTGGTCTGGAGGTCGTAGAGGAGGTGCCCCTTTGGGCGGGCCACAACCCCTAC is a window of Allomeiothermus silvanus DSM 9946 DNA encoding:
- a CDS encoding bifunctional 3,4-dihydroxy-2-butanone-4-phosphate synthase/GTP cyclohydrolase II, translated to MSGVAPIEEILEEIRQGRPVLMVDDEYRENEGDFVLAAEHATPQMINLMLREGRGLVCLALTAPRAQALGLEPMVAYNTDPNGTAFTVSVDHRSAGTGISAFDRALTIRACLDPTTRPSDLRRPGHLFPLVAREGGVLRRAGHTEAAVDLARLAGLEPAGVICEVVAEDGRMARLPQLLELARRLGLKLGTVRDLIAYRQRREPLVRREAEAFLPTAHGEFRLFGYVDPLNGGEHLALVMGEVADGRPVLVRVHSECLTGDALHSLRCDCGAQRDAALAAIAAEGRGALLYLRQEGRGIGLINKIRAYALQDQGADTVEANERLGFAADLRDYGVGAQILLDLGVRRLRLLTNNPRKGAALARFGLEVVEEVPLWAGHNPYNRRYLRTKQLRLGHRLWQEDVR